One Candidatus Aminicenantes bacterium DNA window includes the following coding sequences:
- a CDS encoding zf-HC2 domain-containing protein, whose protein sequence is MDGRLADAPRLEMEAHLASCRDCRGYQASLAMLQAVSKASLSGQAADPDPERMARSLARLKSGLKEASVRPAPFAGPRWAWAGAAAALLVATVGLYLMILRPGPAPELVPYAFSDARSGLALSLVEDEALALAFDSAIRASLVENSIASPAASEPLASNAGFYLDSLSDEDVLVLEAAIQESLVL, encoded by the coding sequence TTGGATGGTCGTCTTGCGGACGCGCCGCGGCTCGAGATGGAGGCCCATCTGGCTTCCTGCCGGGATTGCCGCGGCTATCAGGCTTCCCTGGCCATGCTCCAGGCGGTATCGAAGGCTTCCTTATCCGGCCAGGCCGCCGACCCTGATCCCGAGCGCATGGCCCGCTCCCTGGCCCGCCTGAAGTCCGGCCTCAAGGAAGCGTCCGTTCGCCCCGCCCCTTTCGCCGGGCCGAGATGGGCCTGGGCGGGAGCCGCCGCCGCGCTGCTTGTCGCGACCGTCGGACTCTATCTTATGATTCTCCGCCCCGGTCCGGCACCCGAGCTTGTTCCTTACGCCTTTTCCGACGCCCGGTCCGGCCTGGCTTTATCCCTGGTCGAAGACGAGGCGCTGGCTCTGGCCTTCGATTCCGCTATTCGGGCCTCGCTGGTCGAAAACAGCATCGCTTCCCCGGCGGCATCCGAGCCGCTGGCTTCCAACGCGGGATTTTATCTGGACAGCCTCTCGGACGAGGACGTATTAGTCCTCGAAGCTGCGATACAGGAGAGCCTCGTTCTCTAA
- a CDS encoding helix-turn-helix transcriptional regulator, with protein sequence MKLQNRLKVLRAAKSVTQDDLAQAVEVSRQTINAIELGKFNPSVMTALKLARFFGTPVEEIFAIVEEERHEENR encoded by the coding sequence ATGAAGCTCCAAAACCGCCTTAAAGTCTTGCGGGCCGCCAAGTCCGTCACTCAAGACGACCTCGCCCAAGCGGTCGAAGTCAGTCGCCAGACGATCAACGCGATCGAGCTGGGCAAGTTCAACCCATCGGTCATGACCGCCCTCAAGCTGGCCCGCTTCTTCGGGACGCCGGTCGAGGAGATTTTCGCCATCGTCGAGGAGGAACGCCATGAAGAAAATCGATAG
- a CDS encoding M28 family peptidase translates to MNTKRIAWIAAILLGLGLGAAAQMTSWLQWTFLPPARMDEIVGEASGETAYNSVMAMCGFPRDRKPDEYAGTFREAQFVLDRLKEYGLQDAAILRFPGGETWDGVKGELWEVSPGRQKIASYTELTAMLAQGSASADVTADLVWVGDGEAKDFTGLEVKDKIVVTSGSPGMVHNTACLGKGAAGVISFSSPRPLFDPLLIPWGGIGGRGGGNAATTKFAFCLPPREGVILRDRLKRGEKITVRAVVESKMEKAELQDIVASIPGTDPKAQEVIVSAHIFEGYTMFGANDNSSGSATILEAARTLQALIRDGRLPKPKRTIRFLWAPEFSGTVPYVKANPEQFGRTLCDINLDMVGDRLTQSLAFFTVMRTTYGNPHFLNDVMENYYRYVGEATRSYVTNGMSGTMNRRIVAPTGSEEPMYYYIGTHFGSSDHEVFNDWGVGVPGVVLNTWPDQWYHTSEDRPDKLDPTQLKRAVIITAAAAYTIAAADDAMAGRIAAEIVSNAAARIGHQLARGLEEMTRADAAAFPAAVKRARGYIEASARNERSTLDSTLQMVANKAAYAPYLAELKASVVGLETAQLRTYDQAMRRQAAVLGLKPIDWKPSDAEKKAALVVPKPQPKIKAGGYQGYQTAIQEAMKAMGAAVPDRSASRNYAEIQLLCDGKNSALDIKKMLDTQLRQETPLAGIVAYLEVLKKAGLVAY, encoded by the coding sequence ATGAACACCAAACGCATCGCCTGGATCGCCGCGATTCTCCTCGGGCTCGGCTTGGGGGCCGCGGCCCAAATGACGTCCTGGCTGCAGTGGACTTTTCTGCCGCCGGCCCGGATGGACGAGATCGTGGGGGAAGCCTCGGGCGAAACGGCTTACAACAGCGTCATGGCCATGTGCGGATTCCCGCGCGACCGCAAACCGGACGAATACGCCGGGACGTTCCGCGAGGCCCAGTTCGTTCTCGACCGGCTGAAGGAATACGGCTTGCAGGACGCGGCTATCCTGCGATTCCCCGGCGGCGAGACTTGGGACGGCGTCAAGGGCGAGCTGTGGGAAGTCAGCCCCGGCCGCCAGAAAATCGCCTCGTACACCGAGCTCACGGCCATGCTGGCCCAGGGCAGCGCCTCGGCCGACGTGACGGCGGACCTCGTCTGGGTGGGGGACGGCGAGGCCAAGGATTTCACGGGCCTCGAGGTCAAGGACAAGATCGTCGTCACTTCCGGCTCGCCCGGGATGGTTCACAACACGGCCTGCCTGGGCAAGGGCGCGGCCGGGGTCATCTCGTTCTCGTCGCCGCGGCCGCTCTTTGATCCGCTCCTGATCCCCTGGGGCGGCATCGGCGGGCGGGGGGGCGGCAATGCGGCGACGACCAAGTTCGCCTTCTGCCTGCCGCCGCGCGAGGGCGTCATCCTGCGCGACCGGCTGAAACGGGGCGAGAAGATCACTGTTCGCGCGGTCGTCGAATCCAAGATGGAAAAGGCCGAGCTGCAGGACATCGTCGCGTCCATCCCCGGGACGGACCCCAAGGCCCAGGAAGTTATCGTCAGCGCCCATATCTTCGAGGGCTATACGATGTTCGGGGCCAACGACAACTCCTCGGGCTCGGCGACCATCCTCGAGGCGGCCCGGACCCTCCAGGCGCTGATCCGCGACGGCCGCCTGCCCAAGCCCAAGCGGACGATCCGCTTCCTCTGGGCGCCGGAGTTCTCCGGCACCGTCCCGTACGTCAAGGCCAATCCCGAGCAGTTCGGCCGCACCCTCTGCGACATCAACCTGGACATGGTCGGCGACCGGCTGACCCAGAGCCTGGCCTTTTTTACGGTCATGCGGACGACCTACGGCAATCCGCACTTCCTTAACGACGTCATGGAAAACTATTATCGGTACGTGGGCGAGGCGACCCGCTCCTATGTCACCAACGGGATGAGCGGGACGATGAATCGCCGGATCGTCGCCCCCACCGGCAGCGAAGAGCCGATGTATTACTACATCGGGACCCATTTCGGCTCGTCCGACCACGAGGTTTTCAACGACTGGGGTGTGGGTGTTCCCGGCGTCGTCCTGAACACCTGGCCCGATCAGTGGTACCACACCTCCGAGGACCGGCCCGACAAGCTTGACCCCACCCAGCTGAAGCGGGCCGTGATCATCACCGCGGCCGCGGCCTACACCATCGCCGCTGCCGACGACGCCATGGCCGGGCGCATCGCGGCCGAGATCGTCTCCAACGCGGCCGCGCGGATCGGCCATCAATTGGCTCGGGGGCTGGAGGAGATGACCCGGGCGGACGCGGCGGCGTTTCCGGCCGCCGTCAAACGGGCCAGGGGATATATCGAAGCTTCGGCCCGCAACGAGCGATCGACGCTGGACTCGACCCTGCAAATGGTTGCGAACAAAGCCGCTTACGCCCCCTATCTGGCCGAGCTGAAGGCTTCGGTCGTCGGGCTGGAGACGGCCCAGCTCAGGACTTACGATCAGGCCATGCGGCGGCAGGCGGCGGTCCTCGGGCTCAAGCCGATCGACTGGAAGCCCTCCGACGCCGAGAAGAAGGCGGCGCTCGTCGTGCCCAAGCCCCAACCCAAGATCAAGGCCGGCGGATACCAGGGATACCAGACGGCCATTCAGGAAGCGATGAAGGCCATGGGGGCGGCCGTCCCCGATCGTTCCGCCTCCCGCAATTATGCCGAAATCCAGCTTCTCTGCGACGGCAAGAACAGCGCCCTTGATATTAAGAAGATGCTGGACACTCAGCTTCGCCAGGAGACGCCGTTGGCCGGAATCGTGGCGTATCTGGAGGTGCTGAAAAAAGCGGGGCTGGTCGCGTACTGA
- a CDS encoding S8 family serine peptidase encodes MLVHHSSKRTGGIIALAFLLGSLYSAAGPLVPGQSQGLDTPPALQKALFAKLKVAEAWQLTKGSPDVLVGVIDNGFDFYHPLLKGRLLPGFYASGGFHMELEGTIAHGTAIASIIAAQGGLGSEMIGLAPDCRIVTASQGMIEHVLIRMQQDWAKSHPGAPIDEFMKKAAASEELKKFGRDWTSFQAAANADAILYLVDRGVRVINISGLLRKSLFRVAADWDRLEAAFKHAADKGVLLILAAGNNAVESDDYPGGEAAVLIVGASKLDDTRWEQETKMMGRTFKQGSNFGKRLGVMAPTDNILTCVPHEKRFYASDDGPMGAENEAFKGLTEVMPVGATSCAAPIATALAALVFSLRPDLDGPAVADLIKKGSDDIGDKGFDKLTGWGRVNFLKTLQLAQSAPHK; translated from the coding sequence ATGCTAGTCCATCACTCATCCAAACGAACGGGAGGGATCATCGCCTTGGCGTTTCTTCTCGGATCGCTCTACAGCGCCGCCGGGCCGCTCGTCCCGGGACAAAGCCAAGGCCTCGATACACCGCCTGCCCTTCAGAAGGCCCTCTTCGCAAAGCTTAAAGTCGCCGAAGCCTGGCAACTGACCAAAGGCAGCCCGGACGTCCTCGTCGGAGTCATCGACAACGGCTTCGATTTCTACCATCCCCTGCTCAAGGGGCGCCTGCTGCCCGGCTTCTACGCCTCCGGCGGTTTCCACATGGAGCTTGAGGGCACTATCGCCCACGGCACCGCGATCGCCAGCATCATCGCCGCCCAGGGCGGCCTGGGAAGCGAAATGATCGGGCTGGCGCCGGACTGCCGCATCGTCACAGCATCTCAAGGGATGATCGAGCACGTTCTGATACGGATGCAACAGGACTGGGCTAAAAGCCATCCCGGAGCCCCTATCGACGAGTTCATGAAGAAGGCCGCGGCATCGGAGGAGCTGAAGAAGTTCGGCCGCGATTGGACGAGCTTTCAGGCCGCCGCGAACGCGGACGCGATCCTCTATCTCGTCGACCGGGGCGTCAGGGTCATCAACATCAGCGGCCTGCTGAGGAAGAGCCTATTCCGGGTCGCCGCAGACTGGGACCGGCTGGAAGCTGCCTTCAAGCACGCGGCCGACAAGGGCGTGCTGTTGATCCTCGCCGCCGGCAATAACGCCGTCGAAAGCGATGACTACCCCGGCGGCGAAGCCGCAGTGCTCATCGTCGGCGCATCCAAGCTCGACGATACTCGCTGGGAGCAGGAAACCAAGATGATGGGCCGGACGTTTAAGCAAGGCTCCAATTTCGGCAAACGCCTGGGAGTCATGGCCCCGACCGACAATATCCTGACCTGCGTTCCGCACGAGAAGCGGTTCTACGCAAGCGACGACGGTCCGATGGGAGCCGAGAACGAGGCTTTCAAAGGCCTCACCGAAGTCATGCCTGTGGGAGCCACCTCGTGCGCCGCCCCGATCGCCACGGCCCTGGCGGCGCTCGTCTTCAGCCTGCGGCCCGACCTGGACGGGCCGGCCGTCGCCGACCTCATCAAGAAAGGCAGCGACGACATCGGCGACAAAGGGTTCGACAAGCTGACCGGCTGGGGCCGGGTCAACTTTCTCAAGACGCTCCAGCTGGCCCAGTCTGCCCCACACAAATAG
- a CDS encoding sigma-70 family RNA polymerase sigma factor, whose translation MESTADDVLVERAQAGDVDAFAELAGRLQERIYRTILGMTRSPEDADDLTQDAFMTAFRSLKSFRRNSSFYTWVYRIAVNLTLNHLKKKGREKGRAPFEDGAAVLDKTGYAAGSPEGGSLNRELKGKLEEAIGRLRPVYQAAFNLVVVQGMSHGRAAEVLGCSENTVSWRMHKARKMLRARLQPYLGEAQDAM comes from the coding sequence ATGGAAAGTACGGCCGACGATGTTCTGGTCGAGCGGGCCCAGGCGGGCGACGTGGACGCCTTTGCCGAATTGGCGGGCCGCCTGCAGGAGCGGATCTACCGCACTATCCTGGGCATGACCCGCTCGCCCGAGGACGCCGACGACCTGACCCAGGACGCGTTTATGACCGCTTTTCGATCCCTCAAGAGCTTTCGGCGCAATTCGAGCTTCTATACCTGGGTTTACCGGATCGCCGTCAACCTGACCTTGAATCATTTAAAGAAGAAGGGCCGGGAGAAGGGGAGAGCCCCTTTCGAGGACGGTGCGGCCGTTCTGGACAAGACCGGCTATGCGGCCGGATCCCCAGAGGGAGGCTCCCTCAACCGGGAGCTCAAGGGCAAGCTCGAAGAGGCGATCGGCCGGCTTAGGCCGGTCTATCAGGCGGCTTTCAACCTGGTTGTCGTCCAAGGCATGTCCCACGGCCGGGCGGCCGAGGTGTTGGGATGTTCGGAGAACACGGTCTCCTGGCGAATGCATAAGGCTCGCAAGATGCTGCGGGCCAGGCTCCAACCGTACTTGGGGGAGGCGCAAGATGCGATGTAA